The stretch of DNA GAATGCGGGACTCTGAGCAGAAAGCCGCCAAGGTCGATCCTGAACGGCAAAAGGCTTCCGACCGGCGCGTCCGGCGGCGTCTCGCTTCCGGGCACGCTTGCGGCCGCAGCGGGCGGCCTCCTAATCGGCATCGCGTCGTGGATTCTTCAGCAGCTGCCCCGAATGACCGGAGAGTCACTTGCCGTACTGGCGGCTGCGGGCCTTCTCGGGGGACTCGTTGGCGCTTTTGCCGATTCCCTGCTCGGCGCTACGGTGCAGAAGATGAACCGCTGCACCGTATGCGGCCGTGAGGTGGAAAGCGAAGTCCATTGCGGTCTGCCCACGGCACATGCAAGAGGGTGGCGCTGGATGAGCAACGATGCGGTGAATGCGCTAAGCTCGATTGCTGGAGGAGCTGTGGCGCTGCTGATCGGCGGTCTGATTTGATTGTCAGTTCCAAATATATAGGGAAG from Paenibacillus sophorae encodes:
- a CDS encoding DUF92 domain-containing protein, which produces MQWVIGVFGALFVAGAAYFKGSLSLSGMFAAVLMGTVYFGAGNAFWFGILLLFFISSSLLSKLRAEHKEELERSYAKTGRRDAGQVFANGGLGMLFVLLNAVYPLPAWELLFVGVMATVTADTWATECGTLSRKPPRSILNGKRLPTGASGGVSLPGTLAAAAGGLLIGIASWILQQLPRMTGESLAVLAAAGLLGGLVGAFADSLLGATVQKMNRCTVCGREVESEVHCGLPTAHARGWRWMSNDAVNALSSIAGGAVALLIGGLI